A genomic segment from Synchiropus splendidus isolate RoL2022-P1 chromosome 18, RoL_Sspl_1.0, whole genome shotgun sequence encodes:
- the ptpdc1b gene encoding protein tyrosine phosphatase domain-containing protein 1 isoform X3, translating into MDFFGAPRARYTLVGEAIRYIIPGHMQCSLGCGGPTCKYDNPSYWREDQQAIKGLYSSWVTDHLLAMSRPSTEIIQKYDIIDQFRRCGIKSVINLQIPGEHASCGNPLEPESGFSYRPEAFMENNIYFYNFGWSDYGVGNLASVLDMVKVMAFALQEGKVAVHCHAGLGRTGVFLACFLAYATKMTANQAILYVRAKRPGSIQTRSQLRCIRDFVQFLSPLRSVFSCAAPRFDPVTLSQYLNRQRHMLHGCERKELRYMPKIVQLVCRLLLDIVENRQVIEEDILEAPDIHDLEMTNSIIEKLGPEIYTPGPRLPGSPILPRHFHEPPIFYHRKSLSYSESDLRRLSSQLNLLTQPLSSLSQGNIDSKAPQPSSRSNLSDMSHNSTSSLWQVKNQKDGSILLKKMQQKVIQRSESMGNSRLPNKWNLLSRLKDKQREEMVVNGNKVIGKEEEQSEVPFITLQSELSLDARRLLVAQALAVDLFLDGEEDHKKKVLAWQAELNQGGAWERLCMERDPFVLTGLMWSWLEQLKEPVLGPQDAKALNPDNMDAQSVLRTLDQVEEKCHENEMNHRVTTMLCSQGSRETLECILDCMAHMMTIPEEVEAAFLNRTIKAFTWLDKSSEDRRKLYDSLTSVFRCVLENMAKSLEDSRAEPLPSPFSLS; encoded by the exons ATGGACTTCT TCGGGGCTCCAAGGGCACGGTACACGTTGGTAGGAGAAGCCATCCGCTACATCATCCCCGGACATATGCAGTGCTCACTTGGCTGCGGAGGTCCAACCTGCAAGTACGACAACCCCAGCTACTGGAGAGAGGATCAACAAGCGATCAAAGGCCTCTACTCCTCCTG GGTGACTGATCATCTCCTCGCCATGTCCAGACCCTCCACAGAAATAATCCAGAAATATGACATCATTGATCAATTTCGAAG GTGTGGCATCAAGTCAGTGATCAACCTGCAAATACCCGGTGAGCATGCCAGCTGCGGAAACCCTCTAGAGCCGGAAAGCGGTTTTTCCTACCGACCAGAGGCCTTCATGGAAAACAACA TTTACTTCTACAACTTTGGTTGGAGCGATTACGGTGTGGGGAACCTGGCGTCAGTGCTGGACATGGTAAAGGTCATGGCCTTTGCACTTCAGGAAGGGAAGGTGGCGGTCCACTGTCACGCTGGTCTGGGCAGAACAG GAGTGTTTTTGGCGTGTTTCCTGGCCTATGCAACCAAGATGACTGCCAACCAGGCGATTCTATACGTCCGTGCAAAGCGTCCTGGTTCCATCCAGACCCGCAGTCAGCTCCGCTGCATCAGAGACTTTGTCCAGTTCCTCTCTCCACTGAGGAGTGTGTTTTCCTGCGCCGCACCTCGGTTTGATCCAGTCACCCTCTCCCAGTACCTCAATCGCCAGAGACACATGCTGCACGGCTGTGAGAGGAAAGAACTTCGCTACATGCCGAAGATCGTCCAGTTGGTGTGCAGGCTGCTGCTGGACATCGTGGAGAATAGACAGGTGATTGAGGAGGACATCCTAGAGGCGCCGGACATTCACGACCTGGAGATGACAAACAGCATCATCGAAAAGTTGGGCCCTGAGATATATACTCCGGGGCCACGCTTACCTGGGAGCCCGATTTTACCCAGGCATTTTCACGAACCACCCATTTTCTACCACCGCAAGAGTCTGAGCTACAGCGAATCCGACCTGAGACGACTCAGCTCGCAACTCAACCTCCTCACTCAACCCCTGAGCTCCCTCTCGCAGGGCAACATCGACAGCAAAGCCCCTCAGCCTTCATCCCGCAGCAACTTGTCTGACATGTCCCACAACTCCACCAGCTCGCTCTGGCAGGTCAAGAATCAGAAGGATGGCTCCATTCTGCTGAAGAAAATGCAACAGAAAGTCATCCAGCGCAGTGAGTCCATGGGGAACAGCAGACTGCCCAACAAATGGAACCTGTTGTCTCGTCTCAAAGACAAGCAAAGGGAGGAGATGGTGGTAAACGGAAACAAAGTGATAGGTAAAGAGGAGGAGCAGTCAGAGGTTCCCTTCATCACGCTGCAGTCAGAGTTGTCTCTTGATGCCAGGAGACTGCTGGTGGCTCAGGCACTGGCTGTGGACCTTTTTCTGGATGGAGAAGAAGATCACAAGAAGAAAGTTTTAGCCTGGCAG GCAGAGCTGAACCAGGGAGGAGCCTGGGAGAGACTCTGCATGGAGCGCGACCCTTTCGTCCTCACCGGCCTGATGTGGTCGTGGttggagcagctgaaggagcCGGTCCTCGGCCCTCAGGACGCCAAAGCTCTCAATCCCGACAATATGGACGCGCAAAGTGTCCTCCGCACACTTGATCAGGTTGAAGAGAAATGTCacgaaaatgaaatgaatcacaGAGTAACCACGATGTTATGTTCTCAGGGTTCCAGGGAAACCTTAGAGTGTATTTTAGACTGCATGGCCCATATGATGACCATTCCAGAGGAGGTAGAGGCAGCATTTTTAAACCGGACGATCAAAGCTTTTACATGG CTGGACAAGAGCTCGGAGGACAGAAGAAAACTTTACGACTCGTTGACTTCAGTCTTCAGATGTGTGCTGGAAAACATGGCCAAGAGTCTGGAAGACAGCAGAGCTGAGCCACTGCCATCACCATTCTCTTTGTCATAG
- the ptpdc1b gene encoding protein tyrosine phosphatase domain-containing protein 1 isoform X4, with the protein MTEDVSLSDRGKNTRNISDGLLRGSKGTVHVGRRSHPLHHPRTYAVLTWLRRSNLQVRQPQLLERGSTSDQRPLLLLVSDQILPQIQSRCEGISPYSRVTDHLLAMSRPSTEIIQKYDIIDQFRRCGIKSVINLQIPGEHASCGNPLEPESGFSYRPEAFMENNRVFLACFLAYATKMTANQAILYVRAKRPGSIQTRSQLRCIRDFVQFLSPLRSVFSCAAPRFDPVTLSQYLNRQRHMLHGCERKELRYMPKIVQLVCRLLLDIVENRQVIEEDILEAPDIHDLEMTNSIIEKLGPEIYTPGPRLPGSPILPRHFHEPPIFYHRKSLSYSESDLRRLSSQLNLLTQPLSSLSQGNIDSKAPQPSSRSNLSDMSHNSTSSLWQVKNQKDGSILLKKMQQKVIQRSESMGNSRLPNKWNLLSRLKDKQREEMVVNGNKVIGKEEEQSEVPFITLQSELSLDARRLLVAQALAVDLFLDGEEDHKKKVLAWQAELNQGGAWERLCMERDPFVLTGLMWSWLEQLKEPVLGPQDAKALNPDNMDAQSVLRTLDQVEEKCHENEMNHRVTTMLCSQGSRETLECILDCMAHMMTIPEEVEAAFLNRTIKAFTWLDKSSEDRRKLYDSLTSVFRCVLENMAKSLEDSRAEPLPSPFSLS; encoded by the exons ATGACCGAGGATGTCAGCCTAAGTGACCGCGGCAAAAACACCAGGAACATCTCAGATGGACTTCT TCGGGGCTCCAAGGGCACGGTACACGTTGGTAGGAGAAGCCATCCGCTACATCATCCCCGGACATATGCAGTGCTCACTTGGCTGCGGAGGTCCAACCTGCAAGTACGACAACCCCAGCTACTGGAGAGAGGATCAACAAGCGATCAAAGGCCTCTACTCCTCCTGGTCAGTGATCAAATTCTCCCCCAGATTCAGTCCCGGTGTGAAGGTATCTCTCCATATTCCAGGGTGACTGATCATCTCCTCGCCATGTCCAGACCCTCCACAGAAATAATCCAGAAATATGACATCATTGATCAATTTCGAAG GTGTGGCATCAAGTCAGTGATCAACCTGCAAATACCCGGTGAGCATGCCAGCTGCGGAAACCCTCTAGAGCCGGAAAGCGGTTTTTCCTACCGACCAGAGGCCTTCATGGAAAACAACA GAGTGTTTTTGGCGTGTTTCCTGGCCTATGCAACCAAGATGACTGCCAACCAGGCGATTCTATACGTCCGTGCAAAGCGTCCTGGTTCCATCCAGACCCGCAGTCAGCTCCGCTGCATCAGAGACTTTGTCCAGTTCCTCTCTCCACTGAGGAGTGTGTTTTCCTGCGCCGCACCTCGGTTTGATCCAGTCACCCTCTCCCAGTACCTCAATCGCCAGAGACACATGCTGCACGGCTGTGAGAGGAAAGAACTTCGCTACATGCCGAAGATCGTCCAGTTGGTGTGCAGGCTGCTGCTGGACATCGTGGAGAATAGACAGGTGATTGAGGAGGACATCCTAGAGGCGCCGGACATTCACGACCTGGAGATGACAAACAGCATCATCGAAAAGTTGGGCCCTGAGATATATACTCCGGGGCCACGCTTACCTGGGAGCCCGATTTTACCCAGGCATTTTCACGAACCACCCATTTTCTACCACCGCAAGAGTCTGAGCTACAGCGAATCCGACCTGAGACGACTCAGCTCGCAACTCAACCTCCTCACTCAACCCCTGAGCTCCCTCTCGCAGGGCAACATCGACAGCAAAGCCCCTCAGCCTTCATCCCGCAGCAACTTGTCTGACATGTCCCACAACTCCACCAGCTCGCTCTGGCAGGTCAAGAATCAGAAGGATGGCTCCATTCTGCTGAAGAAAATGCAACAGAAAGTCATCCAGCGCAGTGAGTCCATGGGGAACAGCAGACTGCCCAACAAATGGAACCTGTTGTCTCGTCTCAAAGACAAGCAAAGGGAGGAGATGGTGGTAAACGGAAACAAAGTGATAGGTAAAGAGGAGGAGCAGTCAGAGGTTCCCTTCATCACGCTGCAGTCAGAGTTGTCTCTTGATGCCAGGAGACTGCTGGTGGCTCAGGCACTGGCTGTGGACCTTTTTCTGGATGGAGAAGAAGATCACAAGAAGAAAGTTTTAGCCTGGCAG GCAGAGCTGAACCAGGGAGGAGCCTGGGAGAGACTCTGCATGGAGCGCGACCCTTTCGTCCTCACCGGCCTGATGTGGTCGTGGttggagcagctgaaggagcCGGTCCTCGGCCCTCAGGACGCCAAAGCTCTCAATCCCGACAATATGGACGCGCAAAGTGTCCTCCGCACACTTGATCAGGTTGAAGAGAAATGTCacgaaaatgaaatgaatcacaGAGTAACCACGATGTTATGTTCTCAGGGTTCCAGGGAAACCTTAGAGTGTATTTTAGACTGCATGGCCCATATGATGACCATTCCAGAGGAGGTAGAGGCAGCATTTTTAAACCGGACGATCAAAGCTTTTACATGG CTGGACAAGAGCTCGGAGGACAGAAGAAAACTTTACGACTCGTTGACTTCAGTCTTCAGATGTGTGCTGGAAAACATGGCCAAGAGTCTGGAAGACAGCAGAGCTGAGCCACTGCCATCACCATTCTCTTTGTCATAG
- the ptpdc1b gene encoding protein tyrosine phosphatase domain-containing protein 1 isoform X5, giving the protein MDFFGAPRARYTLVGEAIRYIIPGHMQCSLGCGGPTCKYDNPSYWREDQQAIKGLYSSWVTDHLLAMSRPSTEIIQKYDIIDQFRRCGIKSVINLQIPGEHASCGNPLEPESGFSYRPEAFMENNIYFYNFGWSDYGVGNLASVLDMVKVMAFALQEGKVAVHCHAGLGRTGVFLACFLAYATKMTANQAILYVRAKRPGSIQTRSQLRCIRDFVQFLSPLRSVFSCAAPRFDPVTLSQYLNRQRHMLHGCERKELRYMPKIVQLVCRLLLDIVENRQVIEEDILEAPDIHDLEMTNSIIEKLGPEIYTPGPRLPGSPILPRHFHEPPIFYHRKSLSYSESDLRRLSSQLNLLTQPLSSLSQGNIDSKAPQPSSRSNLSDMSHNSTSSLWQVKNQKDGSILLKKMQQKVIQRSESMGNSRLPNKWNLLSRLKDKQREEMVVNGNKVIGKEEEQSEVPFITLQSELSLDARRLLVAQALAVDLFLDGEEDHKKKVLAWQAELNQGGAWERLCMERDPFVLTGLMWSWLEQLKEPVLGPQDAKALNPDNMDAQSVLRTLDQGSRETLECILDCMAHMMTIPEEVEAAFLNRTIKAFTWLDKSSEDRRKLYDSLTSVFRCVLENMAKSLEDSRAEPLPSPFSLS; this is encoded by the exons ATGGACTTCT TCGGGGCTCCAAGGGCACGGTACACGTTGGTAGGAGAAGCCATCCGCTACATCATCCCCGGACATATGCAGTGCTCACTTGGCTGCGGAGGTCCAACCTGCAAGTACGACAACCCCAGCTACTGGAGAGAGGATCAACAAGCGATCAAAGGCCTCTACTCCTCCTG GGTGACTGATCATCTCCTCGCCATGTCCAGACCCTCCACAGAAATAATCCAGAAATATGACATCATTGATCAATTTCGAAG GTGTGGCATCAAGTCAGTGATCAACCTGCAAATACCCGGTGAGCATGCCAGCTGCGGAAACCCTCTAGAGCCGGAAAGCGGTTTTTCCTACCGACCAGAGGCCTTCATGGAAAACAACA TTTACTTCTACAACTTTGGTTGGAGCGATTACGGTGTGGGGAACCTGGCGTCAGTGCTGGACATGGTAAAGGTCATGGCCTTTGCACTTCAGGAAGGGAAGGTGGCGGTCCACTGTCACGCTGGTCTGGGCAGAACAG GAGTGTTTTTGGCGTGTTTCCTGGCCTATGCAACCAAGATGACTGCCAACCAGGCGATTCTATACGTCCGTGCAAAGCGTCCTGGTTCCATCCAGACCCGCAGTCAGCTCCGCTGCATCAGAGACTTTGTCCAGTTCCTCTCTCCACTGAGGAGTGTGTTTTCCTGCGCCGCACCTCGGTTTGATCCAGTCACCCTCTCCCAGTACCTCAATCGCCAGAGACACATGCTGCACGGCTGTGAGAGGAAAGAACTTCGCTACATGCCGAAGATCGTCCAGTTGGTGTGCAGGCTGCTGCTGGACATCGTGGAGAATAGACAGGTGATTGAGGAGGACATCCTAGAGGCGCCGGACATTCACGACCTGGAGATGACAAACAGCATCATCGAAAAGTTGGGCCCTGAGATATATACTCCGGGGCCACGCTTACCTGGGAGCCCGATTTTACCCAGGCATTTTCACGAACCACCCATTTTCTACCACCGCAAGAGTCTGAGCTACAGCGAATCCGACCTGAGACGACTCAGCTCGCAACTCAACCTCCTCACTCAACCCCTGAGCTCCCTCTCGCAGGGCAACATCGACAGCAAAGCCCCTCAGCCTTCATCCCGCAGCAACTTGTCTGACATGTCCCACAACTCCACCAGCTCGCTCTGGCAGGTCAAGAATCAGAAGGATGGCTCCATTCTGCTGAAGAAAATGCAACAGAAAGTCATCCAGCGCAGTGAGTCCATGGGGAACAGCAGACTGCCCAACAAATGGAACCTGTTGTCTCGTCTCAAAGACAAGCAAAGGGAGGAGATGGTGGTAAACGGAAACAAAGTGATAGGTAAAGAGGAGGAGCAGTCAGAGGTTCCCTTCATCACGCTGCAGTCAGAGTTGTCTCTTGATGCCAGGAGACTGCTGGTGGCTCAGGCACTGGCTGTGGACCTTTTTCTGGATGGAGAAGAAGATCACAAGAAGAAAGTTTTAGCCTGGCAG GCAGAGCTGAACCAGGGAGGAGCCTGGGAGAGACTCTGCATGGAGCGCGACCCTTTCGTCCTCACCGGCCTGATGTGGTCGTGGttggagcagctgaaggagcCGGTCCTCGGCCCTCAGGACGCCAAAGCTCTCAATCCCGACAATATGGACGCGCAAAGTGTCCTCCGCACACTTGATCAG GGTTCCAGGGAAACCTTAGAGTGTATTTTAGACTGCATGGCCCATATGATGACCATTCCAGAGGAGGTAGAGGCAGCATTTTTAAACCGGACGATCAAAGCTTTTACATGG CTGGACAAGAGCTCGGAGGACAGAAGAAAACTTTACGACTCGTTGACTTCAGTCTTCAGATGTGTGCTGGAAAACATGGCCAAGAGTCTGGAAGACAGCAGAGCTGAGCCACTGCCATCACCATTCTCTTTGTCATAG
- the ptpdc1b gene encoding protein tyrosine phosphatase domain-containing protein 1 isoform X1 yields MTEDVSLSDRGKNTRNISDGLLRGSKGTVHVGRRSHPLHHPRTYAVLTWLRRSNLQVRQPQLLERGSTSDQRPLLLLVSDQILPQIQSRCEGISPYSRVTDHLLAMSRPSTEIIQKYDIIDQFRRCGIKSVINLQIPGEHASCGNPLEPESGFSYRPEAFMENNIYFYNFGWSDYGVGNLASVLDMVKVMAFALQEGKVAVHCHAGLGRTGVFLACFLAYATKMTANQAILYVRAKRPGSIQTRSQLRCIRDFVQFLSPLRSVFSCAAPRFDPVTLSQYLNRQRHMLHGCERKELRYMPKIVQLVCRLLLDIVENRQVIEEDILEAPDIHDLEMTNSIIEKLGPEIYTPGPRLPGSPILPRHFHEPPIFYHRKSLSYSESDLRRLSSQLNLLTQPLSSLSQGNIDSKAPQPSSRSNLSDMSHNSTSSLWQVKNQKDGSILLKKMQQKVIQRSESMGNSRLPNKWNLLSRLKDKQREEMVVNGNKVIGKEEEQSEVPFITLQSELSLDARRLLVAQALAVDLFLDGEEDHKKKVLAWQAELNQGGAWERLCMERDPFVLTGLMWSWLEQLKEPVLGPQDAKALNPDNMDAQSVLRTLDQVEEKCHENEMNHRVTTMLCSQGSRETLECILDCMAHMMTIPEEVEAAFLNRTIKAFTWLDKSSEDRRKLYDSLTSVFRCVLENMAKSLEDSRAEPLPSPFSLS; encoded by the exons ATGACCGAGGATGTCAGCCTAAGTGACCGCGGCAAAAACACCAGGAACATCTCAGATGGACTTCT TCGGGGCTCCAAGGGCACGGTACACGTTGGTAGGAGAAGCCATCCGCTACATCATCCCCGGACATATGCAGTGCTCACTTGGCTGCGGAGGTCCAACCTGCAAGTACGACAACCCCAGCTACTGGAGAGAGGATCAACAAGCGATCAAAGGCCTCTACTCCTCCTGGTCAGTGATCAAATTCTCCCCCAGATTCAGTCCCGGTGTGAAGGTATCTCTCCATATTCCAGGGTGACTGATCATCTCCTCGCCATGTCCAGACCCTCCACAGAAATAATCCAGAAATATGACATCATTGATCAATTTCGAAG GTGTGGCATCAAGTCAGTGATCAACCTGCAAATACCCGGTGAGCATGCCAGCTGCGGAAACCCTCTAGAGCCGGAAAGCGGTTTTTCCTACCGACCAGAGGCCTTCATGGAAAACAACA TTTACTTCTACAACTTTGGTTGGAGCGATTACGGTGTGGGGAACCTGGCGTCAGTGCTGGACATGGTAAAGGTCATGGCCTTTGCACTTCAGGAAGGGAAGGTGGCGGTCCACTGTCACGCTGGTCTGGGCAGAACAG GAGTGTTTTTGGCGTGTTTCCTGGCCTATGCAACCAAGATGACTGCCAACCAGGCGATTCTATACGTCCGTGCAAAGCGTCCTGGTTCCATCCAGACCCGCAGTCAGCTCCGCTGCATCAGAGACTTTGTCCAGTTCCTCTCTCCACTGAGGAGTGTGTTTTCCTGCGCCGCACCTCGGTTTGATCCAGTCACCCTCTCCCAGTACCTCAATCGCCAGAGACACATGCTGCACGGCTGTGAGAGGAAAGAACTTCGCTACATGCCGAAGATCGTCCAGTTGGTGTGCAGGCTGCTGCTGGACATCGTGGAGAATAGACAGGTGATTGAGGAGGACATCCTAGAGGCGCCGGACATTCACGACCTGGAGATGACAAACAGCATCATCGAAAAGTTGGGCCCTGAGATATATACTCCGGGGCCACGCTTACCTGGGAGCCCGATTTTACCCAGGCATTTTCACGAACCACCCATTTTCTACCACCGCAAGAGTCTGAGCTACAGCGAATCCGACCTGAGACGACTCAGCTCGCAACTCAACCTCCTCACTCAACCCCTGAGCTCCCTCTCGCAGGGCAACATCGACAGCAAAGCCCCTCAGCCTTCATCCCGCAGCAACTTGTCTGACATGTCCCACAACTCCACCAGCTCGCTCTGGCAGGTCAAGAATCAGAAGGATGGCTCCATTCTGCTGAAGAAAATGCAACAGAAAGTCATCCAGCGCAGTGAGTCCATGGGGAACAGCAGACTGCCCAACAAATGGAACCTGTTGTCTCGTCTCAAAGACAAGCAAAGGGAGGAGATGGTGGTAAACGGAAACAAAGTGATAGGTAAAGAGGAGGAGCAGTCAGAGGTTCCCTTCATCACGCTGCAGTCAGAGTTGTCTCTTGATGCCAGGAGACTGCTGGTGGCTCAGGCACTGGCTGTGGACCTTTTTCTGGATGGAGAAGAAGATCACAAGAAGAAAGTTTTAGCCTGGCAG GCAGAGCTGAACCAGGGAGGAGCCTGGGAGAGACTCTGCATGGAGCGCGACCCTTTCGTCCTCACCGGCCTGATGTGGTCGTGGttggagcagctgaaggagcCGGTCCTCGGCCCTCAGGACGCCAAAGCTCTCAATCCCGACAATATGGACGCGCAAAGTGTCCTCCGCACACTTGATCAGGTTGAAGAGAAATGTCacgaaaatgaaatgaatcacaGAGTAACCACGATGTTATGTTCTCAGGGTTCCAGGGAAACCTTAGAGTGTATTTTAGACTGCATGGCCCATATGATGACCATTCCAGAGGAGGTAGAGGCAGCATTTTTAAACCGGACGATCAAAGCTTTTACATGG CTGGACAAGAGCTCGGAGGACAGAAGAAAACTTTACGACTCGTTGACTTCAGTCTTCAGATGTGTGCTGGAAAACATGGCCAAGAGTCTGGAAGACAGCAGAGCTGAGCCACTGCCATCACCATTCTCTTTGTCATAG
- the ptpdc1b gene encoding protein tyrosine phosphatase domain-containing protein 1 isoform X2, with amino-acid sequence MTEDVSLSDRGKNTRNISDGLLRGSKGTVHVGRRSHPLHHPRTYAVLTWLRRSNLQVRQPQLLERGSTSDQRPLLLLVSDQILPQIQSRCEGISPYSRVTDHLLAMSRPSTEIIQKYDIIDQFRRCGIKSVINLQIPGEHASCGNPLEPESGFSYRPEAFMENNIYFYNFGWSDYGVGNLASVLDMVKVMAFALQEGKVAVHCHAGLGRTGVFLACFLAYATKMTANQAILYVRAKRPGSIQTRSQLRCIRDFVQFLSPLRSVFSCAAPRFDPVTLSQYLNRQRHMLHGCERKELRYMPKIVQLVCRLLLDIVENRQVIEEDILEAPDIHDLEMTNSIIEKLGPEIYTPGPRLPGSPILPRHFHEPPIFYHRKSLSYSESDLRRLSSQLNLLTQPLSSLSQGNIDSKAPQPSSRSNLSDMSHNSTSSLWQVKNQKDGSILLKKMQQKVIQRSESMGNSRLPNKWNLLSRLKDKQREEMVVNGNKVIGKEEEQSEVPFITLQSELSLDARRLLVAQALAVDLFLDGEEDHKKKVLAWQAELNQGGAWERLCMERDPFVLTGLMWSWLEQLKEPVLGPQDAKALNPDNMDAQSVLRTLDQGSRETLECILDCMAHMMTIPEEVEAAFLNRTIKAFTWLDKSSEDRRKLYDSLTSVFRCVLENMAKSLEDSRAEPLPSPFSLS; translated from the exons ATGACCGAGGATGTCAGCCTAAGTGACCGCGGCAAAAACACCAGGAACATCTCAGATGGACTTCT TCGGGGCTCCAAGGGCACGGTACACGTTGGTAGGAGAAGCCATCCGCTACATCATCCCCGGACATATGCAGTGCTCACTTGGCTGCGGAGGTCCAACCTGCAAGTACGACAACCCCAGCTACTGGAGAGAGGATCAACAAGCGATCAAAGGCCTCTACTCCTCCTGGTCAGTGATCAAATTCTCCCCCAGATTCAGTCCCGGTGTGAAGGTATCTCTCCATATTCCAGGGTGACTGATCATCTCCTCGCCATGTCCAGACCCTCCACAGAAATAATCCAGAAATATGACATCATTGATCAATTTCGAAG GTGTGGCATCAAGTCAGTGATCAACCTGCAAATACCCGGTGAGCATGCCAGCTGCGGAAACCCTCTAGAGCCGGAAAGCGGTTTTTCCTACCGACCAGAGGCCTTCATGGAAAACAACA TTTACTTCTACAACTTTGGTTGGAGCGATTACGGTGTGGGGAACCTGGCGTCAGTGCTGGACATGGTAAAGGTCATGGCCTTTGCACTTCAGGAAGGGAAGGTGGCGGTCCACTGTCACGCTGGTCTGGGCAGAACAG GAGTGTTTTTGGCGTGTTTCCTGGCCTATGCAACCAAGATGACTGCCAACCAGGCGATTCTATACGTCCGTGCAAAGCGTCCTGGTTCCATCCAGACCCGCAGTCAGCTCCGCTGCATCAGAGACTTTGTCCAGTTCCTCTCTCCACTGAGGAGTGTGTTTTCCTGCGCCGCACCTCGGTTTGATCCAGTCACCCTCTCCCAGTACCTCAATCGCCAGAGACACATGCTGCACGGCTGTGAGAGGAAAGAACTTCGCTACATGCCGAAGATCGTCCAGTTGGTGTGCAGGCTGCTGCTGGACATCGTGGAGAATAGACAGGTGATTGAGGAGGACATCCTAGAGGCGCCGGACATTCACGACCTGGAGATGACAAACAGCATCATCGAAAAGTTGGGCCCTGAGATATATACTCCGGGGCCACGCTTACCTGGGAGCCCGATTTTACCCAGGCATTTTCACGAACCACCCATTTTCTACCACCGCAAGAGTCTGAGCTACAGCGAATCCGACCTGAGACGACTCAGCTCGCAACTCAACCTCCTCACTCAACCCCTGAGCTCCCTCTCGCAGGGCAACATCGACAGCAAAGCCCCTCAGCCTTCATCCCGCAGCAACTTGTCTGACATGTCCCACAACTCCACCAGCTCGCTCTGGCAGGTCAAGAATCAGAAGGATGGCTCCATTCTGCTGAAGAAAATGCAACAGAAAGTCATCCAGCGCAGTGAGTCCATGGGGAACAGCAGACTGCCCAACAAATGGAACCTGTTGTCTCGTCTCAAAGACAAGCAAAGGGAGGAGATGGTGGTAAACGGAAACAAAGTGATAGGTAAAGAGGAGGAGCAGTCAGAGGTTCCCTTCATCACGCTGCAGTCAGAGTTGTCTCTTGATGCCAGGAGACTGCTGGTGGCTCAGGCACTGGCTGTGGACCTTTTTCTGGATGGAGAAGAAGATCACAAGAAGAAAGTTTTAGCCTGGCAG GCAGAGCTGAACCAGGGAGGAGCCTGGGAGAGACTCTGCATGGAGCGCGACCCTTTCGTCCTCACCGGCCTGATGTGGTCGTGGttggagcagctgaaggagcCGGTCCTCGGCCCTCAGGACGCCAAAGCTCTCAATCCCGACAATATGGACGCGCAAAGTGTCCTCCGCACACTTGATCAG GGTTCCAGGGAAACCTTAGAGTGTATTTTAGACTGCATGGCCCATATGATGACCATTCCAGAGGAGGTAGAGGCAGCATTTTTAAACCGGACGATCAAAGCTTTTACATGG CTGGACAAGAGCTCGGAGGACAGAAGAAAACTTTACGACTCGTTGACTTCAGTCTTCAGATGTGTGCTGGAAAACATGGCCAAGAGTCTGGAAGACAGCAGAGCTGAGCCACTGCCATCACCATTCTCTTTGTCATAG